Genomic window (Eubalaena glacialis isolate mEubGla1 chromosome 6, mEubGla1.1.hap2.+ XY, whole genome shotgun sequence):
ttttcacataTTCTAAATAGAGGCACTTTCTTCAGTCCTCAccccataagtttgctttctaaaaaatatagatttaacatctgtaaatggaaaaaatatctgTGAATTTAGTTGGAGATGGAGTTATTCATTCAGGAGATGACAGAACAGAGGAAATgtttaattataaaaagaatgCCATCAAATTTAAATGGTGTAATATACCTGATAATAAACAATTCAACTTAGAGTTTGGAATGCACAAATTTTGAAGAGTCGGACATTTCTTCCCATAAAATCAAAGCAACAGGCTCAAGGACATCTTAAATAAGAAGCTAAGTAGCctgaaatattttaatgagaaTGAGGACCTCTCTCTGTGTCAGGAGACAGCAGATTAATGAGTTATAACATTACAGGTAATATGCAGAATGACACATAGGAAGGCTATACAGGTAATATGCAGAATGACACATGATTTATCACATGCTCTGACCAGGGTATATAAGCCTCCCTCTACACATGCTGAGATCCACACTCAGGATCTTGTCTTGAACAGCAAACCAAACTCACCACCCCTGACACCATGAGCTACTACAGCAACTACTATGGAGGCCTGAGCTATGGCTATGGCGGCTTTGGTGGACAGGGGTATGGCTATGGTTGTGGATGTGGAAGCTTCTGCAGACTGCGCTATGGCTGTGGCTTCAGAGGCTATGGATATGACTCTGGTTATGGAAGCTTTGGATATGGCTGCCATCGCTACCCATTCTTCTATGGAAGATATGGATTTTCTAGCTTCTGTTGAAATCCTACCCCAGCAGCCCAATATTTGAGGTCATAAAAGAATTATCTAA
Coding sequences:
- the LOC133092918 gene encoding keratin-associated protein 19-3-like; translated protein: MSYYSNYYGGLSYGYGGFGGQGYGYGCGCGSFCRLRYGCGFRGYGYDSGYGSFGYGCHRYPFFYGRYGFSSFC